The Haloarcula laminariae genome includes a window with the following:
- a CDS encoding TRAM domain-containing protein, with protein sequence MVEIPSSLCSLFSTRIEEEDGTYLVEIPLSEVDHEALSANETYRVAILESQVSTASSTQPESQQPPSREIKNQSPSKPPVDEGEVRDVTIETVGDQGDGIAKVERGYVVIVPGAQPGDEPTVEIEQVQENVAFASIVDSDPRAL encoded by the coding sequence ATGGTCGAAATCCCCAGCTCCCTTTGTTCTCTGTTTAGTACTCGGATCGAAGAAGAGGATGGAACGTACTTAGTAGAAATCCCCTTAAGTGAAGTGGATCATGAAGCGTTGTCAGCAAACGAAACGTATCGGGTGGCCATTCTAGAGTCCCAAGTCTCGACAGCGTCGTCGACGCAACCGGAGTCACAACAGCCTCCTTCTCGCGAGATTAAGAACCAATCCCCCTCGAAACCTCCTGTTGATGAGGGCGAGGTGCGCGACGTGACAATCGAAACCGTCGGGGATCAGGGAGACGGTATTGCGAAAGTCGAACGGGGGTACGTCGTGATCGTTCCCGGCGCTCAGCCCGGCGACGAGCCAACAGTCGAAATCGAACAAGTTCAGGAGAACGTCGCGTTTGCGAGCATCGTCGATAGCGACCCGCGAGCACTCTAA
- a CDS encoding nucleotidyltransferase domain-containing protein, whose translation MNRETDSTNSSGAAISLSIPPSDPTLFKHKATSDVLLFLTNHRFSDFSLRELATQIGHSHQSVRRAVNVLSANDLVVESAESNQRLVQINRQRLSIPDDPILRIPQPEYHQPVKAAVTELRENINDVVGIILYGSVARGEADRRSDIDLWVLTRSGRAESQREANAIARDLEDTEFDGDRYAYDIDVEAVQAIPAYTEDIREIVVSGILVYKTNDFETVENLLLEEGASDE comes from the coding sequence ATGAACCGCGAGACGGATAGTACGAATTCGTCTGGGGCAGCTATTTCTCTTTCAATACCCCCTTCAGATCCGACTTTATTCAAACACAAGGCGACGAGCGATGTCCTTCTCTTTTTAACAAACCACCGATTCAGTGACTTCTCATTGCGAGAACTCGCGACACAGATCGGTCACTCACACCAGTCCGTCCGACGGGCAGTAAACGTTCTCAGCGCGAACGACTTGGTCGTCGAATCGGCCGAAAGCAACCAGCGACTCGTCCAGATCAACAGACAGCGCCTGTCGATTCCAGACGATCCGATCCTCCGGATTCCCCAACCAGAGTATCATCAACCCGTCAAAGCTGCGGTTACGGAGCTTCGTGAGAACATCAACGACGTTGTCGGCATCATCCTCTATGGGAGTGTGGCCCGGGGCGAGGCTGACCGACGGAGCGATATCGATCTCTGGGTGCTAACCCGGTCTGGGCGGGCCGAAAGCCAACGAGAAGCGAACGCCATTGCCCGTGACCTCGAAGATACGGAGTTCGATGGTGACCGATACGCCTACGATATCGATGTCGAGGCCGTCCAGGCGATCCCGGCGTACACCGAAGACATCCGAGAGATCGTCGTTTCAGGGATTCTGGTCTACAAGACGAATGACTTCGAAACCGTCGAGAACCTCCTCTTGGAGGAAGGAGCCTCTGATGAGTAA
- a CDS encoding site-specific integrase: MDRNTPTEQTPLTSLSESFERYLQDKGKGRGGDGGNYRRNAARELERFAEWAAGDRGGDDWIGIVPDDVGRDPTFEDLDERVFREYARHLGGDRGLKQNTVQTYYRYISAWCGWCVNEGYLEAHYAQRASAMAPLPEDDGRKPGDQQAWTSEQRHALTRHADEQARDAVEAYTTLPEDTDPLDKQRARYAALKAARDRALVFVLAYTAVRVGELLRDPNDPRRRGVRWEDLSLDDGSMDVYRKKQQWDAASLPDPVISPLRSYRKLMDPPTERWPVFPTFDQRTLAGLVEEELAERGEHPEAITERRDEYARDLLLALDEDIRPPSITTDGARSILQRLSEAAEIDIDHPKHDYLAPHGGRRGMGEVLVRAFGYTVAARYLDNSEEMVRERYSHIEAGELGDVATEALDEIEPRPQG; this comes from the coding sequence ATGGACCGGAATACACCGACGGAACAGACGCCTTTGACCTCACTCTCCGAGTCGTTCGAGCGCTACCTCCAGGACAAGGGGAAAGGCCGCGGGGGCGACGGCGGGAATTATCGACGCAACGCCGCCCGCGAACTCGAACGATTTGCTGAGTGGGCCGCCGGCGACCGCGGGGGCGACGACTGGATCGGGATTGTCCCCGACGACGTCGGCCGCGACCCCACCTTCGAGGACCTCGACGAACGCGTGTTCCGGGAGTACGCCCGGCATCTTGGTGGGGATCGAGGACTCAAACAGAATACGGTACAAACCTATTACCGCTATATCTCTGCGTGGTGTGGCTGGTGCGTCAACGAGGGCTATCTCGAGGCGCACTACGCGCAGCGGGCGAGTGCGATGGCGCCGCTGCCGGAGGACGACGGCCGCAAGCCCGGTGACCAGCAGGCTTGGACGTCCGAACAACGCCACGCCCTCACCCGCCACGCCGACGAACAGGCCCGCGATGCCGTTGAGGCGTACACGACACTCCCGGAGGATACTGACCCCCTCGACAAGCAACGAGCACGCTACGCGGCGCTGAAGGCGGCTCGTGACCGGGCGCTGGTGTTCGTCCTCGCGTACACAGCTGTCCGCGTCGGGGAACTGCTCCGGGATCCCAACGACCCGCGCCGGCGCGGCGTCCGCTGGGAGGACCTCTCCCTTGACGACGGGAGTATGGACGTCTACCGGAAGAAACAGCAGTGGGACGCCGCCAGTCTCCCCGATCCGGTAATCTCGCCGCTGCGGAGTTACCGCAAGCTGATGGACCCACCGACGGAGCGCTGGCCGGTGTTTCCGACGTTCGACCAACGGACTCTCGCAGGGCTCGTTGAGGAAGAGCTAGCCGAACGAGGGGAACACCCAGAAGCGATTACTGAGCGCCGTGACGAATACGCTCGTGACCTACTGCTGGCGCTCGATGAGGACATTCGGCCGCCGTCGATCACGACGGACGGCGCACGGTCGATTCTCCAACGACTCTCGGAGGCCGCAGAAATCGACATCGACCATCCGAAACACGACTATCTGGCTCCCCACGGCGGTCGACGTGGGATGGGTGAGGTGCTTGTCCGGGCGTTCGGGTACACGGTGGCGGCCAGGTATCTCGATAACTCCGAAGAGATGGTTCGAGAGCGGTATTCACATATTGAGGCCGGAGAACTTGGCGATGTGGCGACAGAAGCACTCGACGAAATCGAACCACGGCCCCAGGGCTGA
- a CDS encoding MarR family transcriptional regulator gives MYEVLDDTAAQVILTIESGDSIRRVAQHLHTPYETVRQAVNRLEDAGYVRYDDGLTVVDERVRDAALELAAASAGVSPPSIEETYVIPQFSDWPFAFTRIDAVYVWTQGGYQVGREPDDYPLFLAVREQDVDAWETFFESFNLPTAFERQPRDELDGPLQIVLEPGPSLDIDHVEGYPVIPRAETIEYMRENYAQFQSALAMLDRMYEDLDLGVTYRETERAQP, from the coding sequence ATGTATGAGGTTCTCGACGATACCGCGGCGCAGGTCATCCTCACCATCGAGAGTGGTGACTCCATCCGCCGTGTCGCCCAACACCTCCACACGCCCTACGAGACAGTGAGACAGGCCGTCAATCGGCTGGAAGACGCAGGCTACGTCCGCTATGACGACGGCCTCACGGTCGTCGACGAGCGCGTGCGAGACGCAGCGCTCGAGCTCGCCGCTGCCAGTGCCGGCGTCAGTCCACCCTCCATCGAGGAAACGTACGTCATCCCACAGTTCAGTGACTGGCCGTTCGCGTTCACGCGGATCGACGCCGTCTACGTGTGGACTCAGGGCGGCTACCAGGTCGGTCGCGAGCCCGACGACTATCCACTGTTCCTGGCTGTTCGTGAGCAGGACGTCGACGCCTGGGAGACGTTTTTCGAATCGTTCAACCTCCCGACCGCATTCGAACGACAGCCCCGAGACGAGTTGGACGGACCGCTACAGATCGTCCTCGAGCCAGGCCCGTCCCTCGATATCGATCACGTCGAAGGGTACCCGGTGATCCCGAGAGCAGAGACGATCGAGTATATGCGCGAGAACTACGCCCAGTTCCAGTCGGCACTGGCGATGCTCGACCGGATGTACGAGGATCTCGACCTCGGCGTCACGTATCGAGAGACCGAACGGGCACAGCCATGA
- a CDS encoding DNA-methyltransferase encodes MDENLSEVDEEVRGVIEIIAQHISHQNNSTSLTDFVDEVGEASSVDDLYDYLLDNPKAAVNLVGDLEEYFDHPAPDLEKLKEGQGEFPADTEPWWNVVEADAAKIHPKDGGSENQENAIDLGKNSVDLIVTSPPYWQKRDYGTKDQLGQEPDPDTYIEHLIDALEHWKVFLRPTGSVFLNIGDTYHNKSLQGIPGRFARAAQEAGWTIRNEIQWAKDNGIPSSAQDRLVPRHEPIFHLVQDKDNYFYDLHGYSELYGNGSNPGDVWRISHDRNTGDHLAPFPRDLVRRAITLACPPSICSECNEPRRRDTKRGLTELNTDRPQAERALEIYHNHDELTEDHIRAIQAVGISDVGKAEEFQVGAGANDEDVQRRAKKAKEILGGYFREFTFPEWTTVGWTSCECEDPDWARGTVFDPFAGSGTTIQVANSLGYNGFGTDLDTSNFQQDQALSTYK; translated from the coding sequence ATGGATGAGAATCTATCTGAGGTTGACGAGGAAGTTCGAGGTGTAATAGAAATTATAGCTCAGCACATCAGTCATCAAAACAATTCTACCTCTCTTACGGACTTCGTGGACGAAGTTGGGGAGGCTAGTAGTGTTGATGATCTGTATGATTATCTCCTTGACAACCCGAAAGCTGCGGTCAATCTAGTCGGTGATTTAGAGGAGTACTTTGATCACCCTGCTCCTGACTTGGAGAAACTGAAAGAAGGACAAGGCGAATTTCCTGCTGATACTGAGCCTTGGTGGAATGTCGTTGAGGCCGACGCAGCGAAAATCCATCCCAAAGACGGTGGCAGTGAAAATCAAGAGAATGCGATCGATCTCGGCAAGAATTCTGTCGATCTCATCGTCACTTCTCCCCCTTATTGGCAAAAGCGGGACTATGGGACCAAAGACCAGCTGGGACAGGAGCCTGACCCGGATACCTATATCGAGCACCTGATCGATGCACTAGAGCACTGGAAAGTGTTTCTTCGGCCTACTGGGTCTGTATTCCTTAACATCGGCGACACATACCATAATAAAAGCCTTCAGGGAATCCCTGGTCGGTTTGCAAGAGCTGCTCAAGAGGCGGGATGGACTATTCGGAACGAAATTCAGTGGGCTAAGGATAATGGAATCCCGTCTTCAGCCCAAGACCGGCTTGTTCCACGGCATGAGCCAATATTCCATCTAGTCCAAGACAAAGATAATTATTTCTACGACTTGCACGGCTATTCAGAGCTATACGGAAATGGATCTAACCCGGGAGACGTATGGCGCATCTCTCATGATCGGAATACTGGAGATCACCTTGCTCCTTTCCCACGCGACCTAGTGCGGAGGGCAATCACGCTCGCATGTCCCCCTTCAATCTGTTCCGAGTGTAATGAGCCTCGACGTAGGGATACGAAGCGAGGATTAACAGAGCTCAATACGGATCGTCCGCAGGCAGAGCGGGCATTGGAAATTTACCATAATCACGACGAATTGACAGAGGATCATATCCGAGCCATTCAGGCCGTCGGGATTTCTGACGTGGGGAAAGCAGAGGAATTCCAAGTTGGTGCAGGAGCAAACGATGAAGATGTTCAGCGTCGTGCTAAGAAGGCAAAAGAAATTCTAGGTGGTTACTTCCGTGAGTTCACTTTCCCTGAGTGGACTACTGTCGGGTGGACGAGCTGTGAGTGTGAGGATCCTGATTGGGCTAGGGGAACTGTCTTTGACCCATTTGCTGGCTCTGGAACCACCATCCAAGTTGCGAACAGTCTTGGATATAATGGGTTTGGGACAGACTTAGATACTTCCAACTTCCAACAGGACCAGGCACTGTCCACATACAAATGA
- a CDS encoding DNA-binding protein, with protein MSNGSDPTAVLTALDRAQDAFEMVGRGRTAFEDGISADEDWKTQLTKACRLLEVVDTLQSQDGYYTAVIEVCFGAIERSIEAYALAMTNDTLQDFQDHQFSYERAHQIGLFERETAEAMKDLYSENRTESYYGGGRPTEEQAEAMTDLASAVHQFAVSQIREGGVCLCD; from the coding sequence ATGAGTAACGGCTCGGACCCGACCGCTGTGCTCACAGCACTCGACCGTGCACAGGATGCCTTCGAGATGGTCGGACGCGGGCGAACAGCGTTCGAGGACGGGATTAGTGCCGACGAAGACTGGAAGACACAGCTGACGAAAGCGTGCCGCCTCCTCGAGGTCGTTGACACTCTCCAGTCACAGGATGGGTACTACACGGCCGTCATCGAGGTCTGTTTCGGCGCGATCGAACGGTCAATCGAGGCGTACGCGCTCGCGATGACGAACGATACGCTTCAGGACTTTCAGGACCACCAGTTCAGCTACGAGCGTGCCCACCAGATCGGGCTGTTTGAGCGGGAGACTGCAGAGGCGATGAAGGACCTCTACAGCGAGAACCGGACAGAGAGTTATTACGGCGGGGGGCGTCCAACCGAAGAGCAGGCGGAAGCAATGACTGATCTCGCCAGCGCTGTCCATCAGTTTGCAGTAAGCCAAATCCGGGAAGGCGGCGTCTGTCTGTGTGACTGA
- a CDS encoding ParA family protein, translating to MSADEFEGLPGAAVSLLKGGVGKSTIALNIADRLAARGHETVLLDLDKDGHMTTQLGYDDAYDRDANLGDALIDGEDPEDLLIETDFGVHLLPSSNELENVETRLKDERFADVKLRRNVVDPLIQNGYDYVIIDAAGGRGKLSDNALIAVQRVIIPLIPRAGSINGLNKMIERQISPIRQNIGLDILAVTPNMIRETMGQRNEHRTLVENLNREFGSFVPEYARVDPEIFDALDDSGRTIDSIPKPGIRERTAISRAFKQGMPVSEFDEDCDQIPNFDHLADLVEEHSHA from the coding sequence ATGAGTGCTGACGAGTTTGAAGGGCTCCCCGGAGCAGCTGTCTCGTTGCTCAAGGGCGGCGTGGGAAAATCCACGATTGCGCTCAACATCGCTGATCGACTCGCTGCTCGTGGCCATGAGACGGTACTATTGGATCTGGATAAGGACGGGCACATGACGACCCAGTTGGGATACGACGATGCGTACGACCGAGATGCGAACCTCGGTGACGCCCTTATCGATGGTGAGGACCCCGAAGACCTGCTTATCGAGACGGACTTCGGCGTTCACCTCCTCCCGTCGAGTAACGAGCTCGAGAATGTTGAGACGAGGCTGAAGGACGAACGGTTCGCAGACGTGAAGCTTCGACGGAACGTTGTCGATCCGCTCATTCAAAACGGATACGACTACGTGATAATTGATGCCGCAGGCGGCCGTGGGAAACTCTCCGACAACGCCCTCATCGCCGTCCAGCGCGTCATCATCCCGCTGATTCCGCGTGCTGGCTCGATCAACGGCCTCAATAAGATGATTGAACGCCAGATTTCTCCAATCCGGCAGAATATCGGGTTGGATATCCTCGCAGTCACTCCGAATATGATTCGCGAAACAATGGGGCAACGCAACGAGCATCGGACTCTCGTTGAAAATCTCAACCGGGAGTTCGGTTCATTCGTCCCCGAGTACGCTCGTGTGGACCCGGAGATCTTCGATGCCCTCGATGATTCGGGACGCACCATCGATAGTATTCCGAAGCCAGGGATTCGCGAACGGACCGCGATTTCTCGCGCGTTCAAGCAAGGAATGCCGGTCTCGGAGTTCGACGAAGATTGCGACCAGATCCCGAATTTCGACCACTTAGCGGACCTCGTGGAGGAACACAGCCATGCCTAA
- a CDS encoding DUF7342 family protein: MPVTYFMTQHERGCMTGGESISEGPMERQSTGEDRVRMVARQVSEPRTANWIASEADWSHGPTKRVLEHLVDDGILHRDDTGGHTTYFPDYRRQALTEAIRLRDSDHTVEDLTERLTEMNAQIRAWKDEFDVESPNRLRGTIADQVLGVTEEGRRREIAREWEQLQRRIEIVGFAIREWDFLAPATERGEARR, from the coding sequence ATGCCTGTGACCTATTTTATGACACAGCACGAACGGGGTTGTATGACTGGAGGTGAATCGATTTCCGAGGGCCCGATGGAACGCCAATCCACGGGTGAAGACCGGGTGCGGATGGTCGCCCGACAGGTTTCAGAGCCGCGGACAGCAAACTGGATCGCCTCTGAAGCAGACTGGTCACACGGGCCGACCAAGCGCGTCCTCGAACATCTCGTCGACGACGGCATCCTCCACCGTGACGACACCGGGGGCCACACGACATACTTCCCCGATTATCGTCGTCAAGCACTCACGGAGGCCATACGCCTTCGGGACAGCGACCACACCGTCGAAGACCTCACCGAACGGCTCACTGAGATGAATGCTCAGATCCGAGCATGGAAGGACGAGTTCGATGTCGAGTCACCGAACCGACTTCGCGGGACGATCGCTGACCAGGTACTCGGCGTCACCGAAGAGGGTCGTCGCCGAGAGATCGCGCGTGAGTGGGAACAGCTCCAACGGCGAATCGAAATTGTGGGTTTTGCCATCCGAGAGTGGGACTTTCTAGCCCCAGCGACAGAACGTGGTGAGGCCCGGAGGTGA
- a CDS encoding AAA family ATPase, which translates to MNNVQIFELEIEDYRQYEGNQTIPLETTSEKHINVIEGQNGSGKSNILNAITLCFYGEETHTDSNDDEGLESDPLVNKKRLKELEPGESIQGYIEIKLGKGEPEYAFRRTFSTARQEDAAEGDREERQFNSSIGDLRLRQRFGGNDWRPNPNPENILREILPTHVHEYFLFDGEQLDEFFQTGYTDHVRAAVLDVSHIELLNSAVSHLGKVQRDFESESSELGGDIQELQERKEEASQELERLKQKRDDLEDEISTAEGKIDDIYDELAGSADDDVREMQQRRVYLEERLDEQEEELVDAKEAVGASLARAGGIAYNADALRYAVSELEEYESSQNGVPGLTEELLRGILSRNTCVCGADLAECDSSREHIEDLLEEQTSESQDAIEGRLRMERALRDGESLIEDLLADLSELEDTRTAIDENETELTNISAQLEDEDIIDNERAQELEQRRRDIQGRISKMEREVGELNGKIEQQEDVVDERREEWKQAMREQDEHDLLVRQSEFIDSATDKLSEIKGEILEQVRTETEQRLERYYNDLIWKDEDYEVVLTEEYEVRLYGPDGRKNLGSLSAGERQVLALSFMAALSKISGFSAPVVIDTPLGRISSEPKQLIAQNVPDYLNDTQVTFLMTDVEYSEDVRAYISNEVANEYHLEFQNGVTQVTDR; encoded by the coding sequence ATGAATAACGTTCAGATATTCGAACTCGAAATAGAGGATTACCGGCAATATGAAGGAAACCAAACCATTCCCTTAGAGACTACGTCTGAGAAGCACATTAACGTGATTGAGGGGCAGAATGGATCTGGCAAGTCAAACATTCTAAACGCGATTACGCTGTGTTTCTACGGGGAAGAAACCCATACTGATTCGAACGATGACGAGGGCCTCGAGTCGGACCCGCTTGTCAACAAGAAGCGGCTGAAGGAATTGGAACCTGGTGAATCGATTCAAGGGTACATCGAGATCAAGCTGGGTAAAGGCGAACCCGAGTACGCCTTCCGACGAACTTTCTCGACAGCTCGTCAAGAAGATGCTGCCGAAGGAGACCGCGAGGAACGACAATTTAACAGCTCCATAGGTGACCTTCGGCTACGCCAGCGGTTTGGCGGGAACGACTGGCGACCGAACCCGAACCCTGAAAATATTCTTCGCGAGATCCTCCCAACCCATGTCCACGAATATTTCCTGTTCGATGGTGAACAGCTAGATGAGTTCTTCCAAACTGGATACACCGACCACGTACGGGCAGCTGTGCTCGATGTATCTCATATTGAACTTCTGAATAGTGCTGTTAGTCATTTAGGGAAGGTACAGCGGGACTTTGAGAGTGAATCTTCCGAGCTGGGCGGTGATATACAAGAACTCCAAGAACGGAAGGAAGAAGCCTCACAAGAGCTAGAACGGCTCAAACAAAAGCGGGATGACTTAGAGGACGAGATCAGCACCGCTGAGGGCAAAATAGATGACATCTATGATGAGCTTGCGGGTAGTGCAGACGATGACGTTCGGGAGATGCAGCAGCGCCGTGTCTATCTGGAAGAACGCTTGGATGAACAGGAAGAGGAGCTTGTAGATGCGAAAGAGGCTGTAGGGGCATCACTCGCCCGAGCGGGCGGGATTGCATACAACGCTGATGCCCTCCGATATGCTGTTTCTGAACTGGAAGAGTACGAATCGTCACAAAACGGTGTCCCTGGGCTAACAGAGGAATTACTTCGAGGGATTCTTTCTCGGAATACGTGTGTTTGTGGGGCTGACTTGGCTGAATGTGACTCTTCACGAGAACACATTGAGGATCTGTTGGAAGAGCAAACTAGTGAAAGCCAAGACGCAATTGAGGGTCGACTCCGGATGGAGCGAGCACTCCGTGATGGCGAATCGCTTATTGAGGATCTCCTAGCTGACCTCAGCGAGCTAGAGGATACACGGACAGCTATCGACGAGAACGAGACAGAACTGACCAACATCTCTGCCCAGCTTGAAGACGAAGATATCATCGATAATGAACGCGCCCAGGAACTAGAGCAACGCCGTCGGGATATCCAAGGTCGGATCAGTAAGATGGAACGTGAAGTCGGGGAGCTGAACGGGAAAATTGAACAACAAGAAGATGTCGTTGATGAGCGTCGAGAGGAGTGGAAACAGGCAATGCGAGAGCAGGACGAACATGACCTGCTTGTGAGACAGAGTGAGTTCATCGACAGTGCGACTGACAAGCTCTCTGAGATCAAAGGAGAGATTCTGGAGCAGGTTCGGACAGAAACTGAACAACGGCTCGAACGATACTATAACGATCTTATTTGGAAAGATGAAGACTATGAGGTAGTCCTCACTGAAGAGTATGAGGTGCGCCTCTACGGTCCGGACGGTCGAAAGAATCTGGGTTCACTTTCTGCTGGCGAACGACAAGTGCTTGCTCTCTCGTTCATGGCTGCACTTTCCAAAATCAGCGGATTCTCCGCCCCTGTTGTCATCGATACACCCTTGGGACGGATATCTAGCGAGCCGAAACAGCTTATTGCGCAGAACGTACCTGACTACCTGAATGATACCCAGGTCACGTTCCTCATGACTGACGTCGAGTATAGTGAAGACGTCAGGGCGTACATTTCCAACGAGGTTGCGAATGAGTACCATCTTGAATTCCAAAACGGTGTAACACAGGTGACCGACCGATGA
- a CDS encoding SHOCT domain-containing protein: MPTTSTDNQLVTIVLVVLGALLILPVLFMGFGMMGFGPMMGGMWGGHMWGDGTVPGWMVLVGLLMQLLFIAAIVGAGYLIYRAVATSNSGTDQALEELRLAYARGDLTDDEYEQRKEALERDS, from the coding sequence ATGCCAACCACTTCAACCGATAACCAACTCGTCACGATCGTCCTCGTCGTCCTTGGTGCCCTGCTCATTCTCCCCGTCCTCTTCATGGGATTTGGGATGATGGGATTCGGCCCGATGATGGGTGGAATGTGGGGTGGTCATATGTGGGGTGACGGAACAGTTCCCGGATGGATGGTCCTCGTCGGCCTACTGATGCAGCTGCTGTTCATCGCTGCCATCGTCGGCGCAGGGTACCTCATCTATCGCGCAGTGGCCACCTCTAATAGCGGGACTGATCAAGCCCTCGAGGAGCTCCGGCTCGCCTACGCCCGTGGTGATCTCACGGACGACGAGTACGAACAACGGAAAGAGGCACTCGAACGAGACTCATAA